In Prunus dulcis chromosome 2, ALMONDv2, whole genome shotgun sequence, a single genomic region encodes these proteins:
- the LOC117619646 gene encoding zinc finger protein ZAT9-like → MEKHRICKICNKRFANGKAMGGHMRSHLAKLPLPAKPQSPQQQQQLSNSPESSPPLSSTNRAMHSSPSLDSAIHDGDSDTESHPRNPTRRRSKRRRKVIGKAAEAALEAEQVSSVSDAFSTEDVARCLIMLSMDKWGKWEKAKLKKQVDESVDEDEDEDEDESAFRAQTGALTQGKYKCETCNKAFRSYQALGGHRASHKKIIKTQVFDVEDDDDDDFEEEEEEEDDDVIGNNGNSGNLVVDQQRTFECSFCFKQFDSGQALGGHKKVHYYNNLTHNARNVSSSSTNFVDNLVIDLNLPAPEEEDGELSQLEFSTVSD, encoded by the coding sequence ATGGAAAAGCATAGAATCTGCAAGATCTGCAACAAGAGATTCGCCAATGGAAAAGCCATGGGTGGTCACATGAGATCTCATCTGGCCAAGCTTCCTCTCCCTGCAAAGCCGCAGTCGccgcagcagcaacaacaactcAGCAACTCGCCTGAGTCATCTCCTCCACTTTCATCAACAAACAGGGCCATGCATTCTTCTCCATCTCTGGATTCAGCCATCCATGACGGCGATAGCGACACCGAGTCACACCCGAGGAACCCAACTCGGAGAAGATCCAAACGGCGCCGTAAAGTGATTGGGAAAGCGGCTGAGGCGGCCCTTGAGGCAGAGCAGGTGAGTTCTGTTTCTGATGCTTTTTCAACTGAAGATGTTGCCAGGTGTCTCATAATGCTTTCAATGGATAAATGGGGAAAATGGGAAAAAGctaaactaaaaaaacaagtagatgAATCTGTagatgaggatgaggatgaggacGAGGACGAGTCGGCTTTTCGGGCTCAAACTGGAGCCCTGACTCAGGGAAAGTACAAGTGTGAGACTTGTAACAAAGCGTTTCGATCTTATCAGGCACTTGGAGGCCACAGAGCAAGTCACAAGAAAATAATCAAGACCCAAGTGTTTGAtgttgaagatgatgatgatgatgattttgaagaagaagaagaagaagaagatgatgatgtcaTTGGTAACAATGGCAATAGTGGTAATTTGGTTGTTGATCAGCAGAGAACATTTGAGTGTTCATTTTGTTTCAAACAGTTTGATTCTGGTCAAGCACTTGGTGGGCACAAGAAAGTTCACTATTACAACAATTTGACTCACAATGCTAGGAATGTGTCATCATCTTCTACTAATTTTGTAGACAATTTGGTGATAGATCTCAATCTCCCAGCACCAGAGGAGGAAGATGGAGAGCTTAGCCAGCTTGAGTTTTCAACAGTTTCTGATTGA
- the LOC117619611 gene encoding structural maintenance of chromosomes protein 6B, with translation MEDPISGFRQRSGSGIVKRVRLENFMCHSSLQIELGDWVNFITGQNGSGKSAILTALCVAFGCRAKGTQRASTLKDFIKTGCSYAVVHVELKNQGEDAFKPEIYGDVIAIERRISGTATTTVLKDQQGKKVASRKEDLRELVEHFNIDVENPCVIMSQDKSREFLHSGNDKDKFKFFFKATLLQQVEDLLQNIEKQLEKANVVVAELEGSIRPIERELNELQEKIKNMEHVEEISQQAKQLKKKLAWAWVYDVDKQLAEQNARIGKLKDRIPLCQAKIDRQIGQVAKLRECFALKKSEIAHMMKKTSEIRRMKDELQQTLALATKEKLKLEEEYGRKFNQIQKMMNYVRSLQQQVQDTQEQHAKNTQAEESEIEEKLKEHQNEVASIESMLARLKEEENALSECMPQTNSEIKEINEMIQNYDMKHREISNTIRELQRNQTNKVTAFGGDRVISLLRTIERYHQRFQSPPIGPIGAHLTLNNGDVWAVAVEHAIGRLLNAFIVTNHKDSLLLRTCAREANYSDLQIIIYEFSLPRLNIPPHMLPQTRHPTTLSLLHSEIHTVLNVLVDMGNVERQVLVRDYDAGKAIVFDQRVSNLKEVYTLDGSRMFSRGSVQTVLPPNKRVRTGRLCSSYDDQINELKRQGLSVQEEAQQCRRRKRDVEEKLQDLQENLRNVKRRCANADRDLTSKRLAIQDFNNAYEAGTSSASTVDELYQEISKVQVEIQERKMSLETFQVRIGEAEAKTNDLKASFENLSESAKGDIDAFEEAEREMMEIEQNLCSAEEEKAHYEGVMKNRVLKDIQDAEKHHQELENLREESSRKASILCPESEIIALGNWDGSTPEQLSAQVTRLNQRLERESQRYTESIDELRMSYEKKERKILSKQKRNRAFREKLNSCRKALDLRRSKFQRNANYLKRQLTWQFNTHLRKKGISGQIKVSYEEKTLSVEVKMPQDATSSTVRDTRGLSGGERSFSTLCFALALHDMTEAPFRAMDEFDVFMDAVSRKISLDTLVDFALAQGSQWILITPHDISMVKNGDRIKKQQMAAPRS, from the exons ATGGAAGACCCCATTTCTGGCTTCCGTCAACGTTCCGGGTCAGGCATCGTCAAGAGAGTCCGATTGGAGAACTTCATGTGCCACAGTAGCTTGCAGATTGAGCTCGGCGACTGGGTCAATTTCATTACCGGCCAAAATGGAA gTGGTAAAAGTGCAATACTTACTGCTTTGTGTGTTGCATTTGGTTGTCGAGCTAAAGGGACTCAAAGAGCGTCTACATTGaaggattttataaaaactggtTGCAG TTATGCTGTTGTCCATGTGGAGTTAAAAAATCAAGGGGAGGATGCTTTTAAGCCCGAAATATATGGTGATGTCATAGCTATAGAGCGCAGGATTTCTGGAACTGCAACCACCACTGTTTTGAAAGACCAACAAG GAAAAAAGGTTGCTAGTCGGAAAGAGGACCTTCGAGAACTAGTTGAACATTTTAAT ATTGATGTTGAGAATCCATGTGTAATAATGAGTCAAGACAAAAGCAGAGAGTTTTTGCATTCTGGCAATGACAAAGATAAATTTAAG TTCTTTTTCAAGGCCACACTTCTTCAGCAAGTTGAAGATCTGTtgcaaaacattgaaaaacaGTTGGAGAAGGCAaatgttgttgttgctgagTTAGAGGGCTCAATAAGACCCATAGAAAGGGAACTTAATGAGTtgcaagaaaaaattaaaaacatggAGCACGTTGAAGAAATATCTCAACAAGCAAAGCAGTTAAAAAAGAAGCTTGCTTGGGCATGGGTATATGATGTAGACAAGCAGCTCGCAGAACAGAATGCAAGAATTGGAAAGCTGAAAGATCGCATACCTCTATGTCAAGCTAAAATTGATCGACAAATA GGTCAAGTGGCGAAACTAAGAGAATGCTTTGCcttgaagaaatctgaaattgCACACATGATGAAAAAGACATCAGAGATTAGGAGAATGAAGGACGAATTGCAACAGACACTAGCATTG GCTACAAAAGAGAAACTTAAGCTAGAAGAAGAATATGGCCGCAAATTTAACCAAATCCAGAAGATGATGAACTATGTTAGGTCTCTTCAGCAACAGGTTCAAGATACCCAGGAGCAGCATGCCAAAAATACACAG GCAGAAGAATCCGAAATAGAGGAAAAACTTAAAGAACACCAAAATGAGGTTGCTAGCATTGAATCAATGCTTGCAAG gttgaaggaagaagagaatgCCTTATCAGAATGCATGCCACAGACAAATAGTGAAATCAAAGAGATAAATGAAATG ATTCAAAATTATGACATGAAGCATCGGGAGATCTCAAATACCATCCGGGAGCTCCAGCGAAATCAAACCAACAAG GTTACAGCTTTTGGTGGAGATAGAGTGATAAGCCTTCTACGCACAATTGAGAGATATCATCAGAGATTCCAAAGCCCTCCAATTGGTCCAATTGGTGCTCATTTG ACTTTGAATAATGGCGATGTCTGGGCTGTTGCTGTTGAACATGCCATTGGAAGGTTGCTCAACGCTTTCATTGTGACAAATCATAAAGACTCGCTTCTTCTGAGAACATGTGCAAGGGAAGCAAACTACAGTGACCTTCAGATTATTATATATGAGTTTTCATTACCAAG GTTAAATATACCGCCTCACATGCTTCCACAAACAAGGCACCCAACtactctttctcttcttcattctGAAATTCATACTGTTTTAAACGTGTTGGTAGATATG GGAAATGTTGAAAGGCAAGTTCTCGTGAGAGATTATGATGCTGGAAAAGCAATTGTATTTGACCAGAGGGTTTCAAATTTGAAGGAGGTTTACACCTTAGATGGCAGTAGGAT GTTTTCTCGTGGTTCTGTCCAGACAGTTCTTCCTCCCAATAAGCGAGTTAGAACTGGTCGTCTCTGTAGTTCTTATGATGATCAAATTAATGAGCTTAAAAGACAAGGATTAAGTGTACAAGAAGAAGCTCAGCAGTGCAGAAGGAGGAAAAGGGATGTAGAGGAAAAACTTCAGGATCTTCAAGAGAATCTCCGAAATGTGAAG AGGAGATGTGCAAATGCGGACCGTGATTTGACGTCTAAGAGACTAGCAATTCAAGATTTTAACAATGCATATGAAGCTGGTACATCATCTGCATCAACTGTTGATGAGCTGTATCAAGAAATTTCG AAAGTCCAAGTGGAGATTCAAGAAAGGAAAATGTCACTGGAAACGTTTCAAGTCAGAATTGGTGAAGCTGAGGCAAAGACCAATGATCTTAAAGCATCATTTGAGAATCTATCTG AGTCAGCAAAAGGTGACATTGATGCCTTTGAGGAAGCGGAGAGAGAAATGATGGAGATTGAACAAAATCTATGTTCTGCAGAAGAG GAGAAAGCTCATTATGAAGGTGTAATGAAGAACAGGGTACTTAAGGATATCCAAGATGCAGAAAAACACCATCAGGAGCTTGAGAATCTCCGCGAG GAGAGTTCTAGAAAGGCTTCTATCCTTTGTCCAGAGAGTGAAATTATAGCATTAGGTAATTGGGATGGTAGCACTCCTGAACAACTCAGTGCCCAAGTAACCAGGCTGAATCAGAGGCTTGAGCGAGAGAGTCAGAG ATATACTGAATCAATTGATGAGCTCCGAATGTCATATGAGAAAAAGGAACGTAAGATTTtaagcaaacaaaaaagaaacagagctTTTCGAGAAAAGTTAAAT TCATGCCGCAAAGCCCTTGATTTGCGACGGAGCAAGTTTCAAAGAAATGCAAATTATTTAAAGCGCCAGCTGACCTGGCA ATTCAATACCCATCTGAGAAAGAAAGGGATTAGCGGACAGATTAAAGTGAGTTATGAGGAGAAGACCCTATCTGTTGAG GTAAAGATGCCCCAGGATGCAACAAGCAGCACTGTTCGTGACACTAGAGGGCTTTCAG GTGGGGAACGCTCCTTTTCAACATTGTGCTTTGCATTGGCTCTTCATGACATGACCGAAGCTCCATTTAGAGCAATGGATGAGTTCGATGTTTTTATG GATGCTGTAAGTCGGAAAATCAGCCTAGACACTCTTGTTGATTTTGCATTGGCACAAGGATCCCAATGGATACTTATCACCCCTCATGATATCAG TATGGTGAAGAACGGGGATAGGATAAAGAAGCAGCAGATGGCGGCTCCTCGTTCTTGA
- the LOC117620244 gene encoding F-box protein At5g51380-like, with protein sequence MGYREVAEKDHHARTMSLGAEKPNTKTSPLPPSKKRTSSWSDIWLKNTTPLKNVIFAMQLASPKDSKFKPTHKTLIPNWANIDRTSLLSDEILLKILAKLPESQRKPNSLVCKRWLNLQGRLVRSLKVLDWSFLQSGRLISRFPNLNQVDMLYGSSISDQNSGILLSYRMFSFHTGSEFSPKQRVSESNFKLLPPEVVDRGLDALASGCPNLRKLVVIGASEMGLLSVAEECPTLQELELHKCSDNVLRGIAACENLQVLKLVANVEGLYSSVVSDIGLTILAQGCTRLVKLELCGCEGSFDGIKAIGQCCQMLEELTFCDHRMDGGWLAALSYCENLKTLRFQSCKRIETIPGPEEYLGACPALERLHLQKCQLRDKKSVRALFMVCGAAREIVFQDCWGLDNDMFRLASTCRRVKFLSLEGCSVLTTEGLESVILPWKELECLRVVSCKNIKDKEISPALSTLFSTLKELQWRPDTKSLLPSSVFGTSIGKKGSRFFRKTRDLKMLFDDQNLLLDFIHR encoded by the exons ATGGGATACAGAGAAGTTGCAGAGAAAGACCATCACGCTCGAACGATGTCGTTGGGGGCAGAGAAACCAAACACAAAGACCAGCCCTTTACCACCATCGAAGAAGAGGACGTCGAGCTGGTCAGACATCTGGCTTAAGAACACTACGCCCCTCAAGAACGTCATCTTCGCTATGCAACTTGCTTCGCCCAAAGACTCCAAATTCAAACCCACCCACAAAACCCTAATCCCCAATTGGGCAAACATTGACCGTACCTCCCTATTATCCGACGAAATCCTCCTCAAAATCCTCGCCAAGCTGCCCGAGTCGCAGCGCAAGCCTAACTCGCTCGTCTGCAAGCGCTGGCTCAACCTCCAAGGCCGCCTTGTACGGTCGCTCAAGGTCTTGGACTGGAGCTTTCTCCAATCGGGTCGGTTGATCTCGAGGTTCCCCAACCTGAATCAGGTTGATATGCTATATGGGTCGTCTATTTCGGACCAAAATTCGGGCATTTTGTTGAGTTATAGAATGTTTTCGTTCCATACCGGTTCCGAGTTCTCGCCGAAGCAGAGAGTTTCCGagtcaaatttcaaattgctTCCACCTGAGGTTGTTGACAGAGGGCTTGATGCGTTGGCGAGTGGGTGCCCCAACTTGCGGAAGCTTGTGGTGATTGGTGCGAGTGAAATGGGGTTGCTGAGTGTAGCAGAGGAGTGCCCCACACTCCAAGAATTGGAATTGCACAAGTGCAGTGACAATGTGCTGCGTGGGATTGCGGCATGTGAGAATTTGCAAGTGTTGAAATTGGTTGCAAATGTAGAGGGACTTTATAGTTCAGTGGTTTCGGATATTGGGCTTACGATTTTAGCACAAGGGTGCACGAGATTGGTAAAGCTTGAGCTTTGTGGATGTGAGGGAAGCTTTGATGGGATTAAAGCAATTGGGCAGTGTTGCCAAATGTTGGAGGAATTGACTTTCTGTGATCATAGGATGGATGGTGGGTGGTTGGCTGCACTTTCatattgtgaaaatttgaagacTTTGAGGTTTCAGTCGTGTAAGAGGATTGAAACTATTCCGGGGCCCGAAGAGTATTTGGGTGCTTGCCCTGCTCTGGAGCGGTTGCATTTGCAGAAGTGTCAATTGAGGGATAAGAAGAGTGTGAGAGCTTTGTTTATGGTGTGTGGAGCGGCCAGGGAGATTGTTTTTCAGGACTGTTGGGGATTGGACAATGATATGTTCAGGCTAGCAAGTACTTGCAG GAGGGTGAAGTTCCTATCTCTAGAAGGATGTTCAGTGTTAACAACAGAGGGTCTTGAGTCAGTAATTCTTCCCTGGAAGGAGCTTGAATGCCTTAGAGTAGTGTCGTGCAAGAATATAAAAGACAAGGAGATATCTCCTGCCCTCTCAACCTTATTTTCTACTCTCAAAGAGTTGCAATGGAGACCAGATACGAAATCTCTTCTTCCATCAAGCGTTTTCGGAACCAGCATAGGAAAGAAAGGCAGTAGATTCTTTCGGAAGACTCGAGATTTGAAGATGCTATTTGATGATCAGAATCTGCTCCTTGATTTTATACACAGATGA